The following coding sequences lie in one Apium graveolens cultivar Ventura chromosome 3, ASM990537v1, whole genome shotgun sequence genomic window:
- the LOC141715076 gene encoding uncharacterized protein LOC141715076 codes for MKLNPEKCAFRVPYGKFLGFLVSERGIEANPEKIKVILEMTVPHTQKDIQKLAGCLAALCRFIPKLEEKCMPFFELLKGAQNKKLVDWTPECNIAFEEVKQHLINPPILSKAKPGEPLCLYIAVRIRAISSTLVREESGAQSPVYYVSQVLKDAETRTTIKAQALAEFVMECTFLEAPKGPTTQSGGKKETRDNNVWTLYVDGSATTEMSGIGLILSSPDGFTNQQVITFAFKATNNQVEYEALLSGLRLAKSLGVKCLIIYGDKLWSNKPMENFEAYLKELGIKHTRASVTHPQGNRQVEVTNRTIPRGLEKTLEESKKNWPDELPKVLWSYRTTSRTGTGETPFKLAHGIEARLLVEIGSPSHRVVNFDEVSNIEGLKTNLELLDGVRDRAVEKMEIYKEKTKLYFAKKAKIREYEVGDLVLRDTEASDPTN; via the exons ATGAAGCTGAACCCGGAAAAATGTGCTTTTAGAGTGCCCTATGGGAAATTTCTCGGTTTTCTGGTTAGTGAACGTGGAATAGAAGCCAACCCGGAGAAAATCAAAGTTATATTGGAAATGACAGTTCCCCACACTCAAAAAGACATTCAGAAACTGGCAGGATGTTTGGCAGCCCTTTGCAGGTTTATCCCAAAACTAGAAGAAAAATGCATGCCTTTCTTTGAGCTGTTAAAAGGAGCCCAGAACAAAAAGCTGGTCGACTGGACCCCGGAATGCAACATTGCCTTCGAAGAAGTCAAGCAACACCTGATAAATCCACCTATTCTTTCAAAAGCCAAGCCCGGGGAGCCTTTATGTCTCTACATTGCAGTCAGGATAAGAGCGATCTCTTCGACTCTCGTACGGGAAGAAAGTGGGGCACAAAGCCCAGTCTACTATGTAAGTCAAGTCCTCAAGGACGCTGAAACCCG gacgaccataaaagcccaggcgttgGCCGAGTTTGTCATGGAATGTACTTTCCTCGAAGCCCCAAAGGGACCAACAACCCAATCTGGAGGCAAGAAGGAGACTCGCGACAATAATGTATGGACATTGTATGTTGATGGCTCGGCGACAACCGAAATGTCCGGAATAGGCTTAATCCTCTCCAGCCCGGACGGATTCACAAATCAACAAGTCATAACCTTCGCTTTCAAAGCAACCAACAATCAAGTTGAATATGAAGCACTCCTCTCCGGACTCAGGTTAGCCAAATCCCTTGGGGTAAAATGTTTGATCATCTATGGTGACAAATTGTGGTCAAACAAACCAATGGAGA ATTTCGAAGCATATCTGAAAGAGCTCGGGATAAAGCATACGAGAGCATCCGTGACCCATCCCCAGGGAAACAGACAAGTAGAGGTCACCAACAGGACGATACCCCGAGGTTTAGAAAAGACGTTAGAGGAGTCTAAGAAGAACTGGCCAGATGAGCTCCCGAAAGTCTTATGGTCTTATAGGACCACCTCCCGGACTGGAACCGGTGAAACTCCTTTTAAGCTCGCCCATGGCATCGAGGCTCGACTGCTGGTAGAAATCGGATCCCCCTCCCACAGAGTGGTCAACTTTGATGAAGTCTCAAATATTGAAGGCCTCAAAACCAACCTAGAACTCTTGGATGGAGTAAGAGACCGGGCTGTGGAAAAAATGGAAATCTACAAGGAAAAGACAAAGCTTTATTTTGCAAAAAAGGCCAAGATAAGGGAATATGAGGTGGGAGATCTGGTACTCCGGGACACCGAAGCTTCAGACCCAACAAACTAA